One genomic window of Kaistia geumhonensis includes the following:
- a CDS encoding carbohydrate kinase family protein, with protein sequence MTSSKTDALPLLPPPRVLVVGDVMTDILVRPEGPIIPGSDRRAKIGVLPGGSACNQAAWLAHRGVPVALAGKVGRRDAAEQARALAAAGVTPRLGIDAERETGMLVAIISDGGERSFLTDRGANDSLSNDDLPVSLLAGLDLLHVSGYALVAPGPRAAVMSLMAVARARGIAVTVDPSSVGFLEEVGRDNFLGWTRDASILFPNADEAAFLSGSTEPREQARFLTERYQTVAVKRGPLGAEVATSELLLKAVPPAVEVIDTTGAGDAFLAGFLAARLGGGGLEHCLAEGVKAGAEATTRLGGRPPARVSSETAS encoded by the coding sequence ATGACCTCTTCCAAGACAGATGCCCTGCCCCTGCTGCCGCCGCCGCGCGTTCTCGTCGTCGGCGACGTGATGACCGATATCCTGGTCCGCCCGGAAGGACCGATCATTCCCGGCTCCGACCGGCGGGCGAAGATCGGTGTCCTGCCCGGCGGCTCGGCCTGCAACCAGGCGGCCTGGCTCGCCCATCGCGGCGTGCCCGTCGCGCTCGCCGGCAAGGTCGGCCGCCGCGACGCCGCGGAGCAGGCGCGGGCGCTCGCCGCCGCCGGCGTCACGCCGCGCCTCGGCATCGACGCGGAACGCGAGACCGGCATGCTGGTCGCGATCATCTCGGACGGCGGCGAGCGCTCGTTCCTGACCGATCGCGGCGCGAACGACTCGCTTTCCAACGACGACCTGCCCGTTTCCCTGCTCGCCGGGCTCGATCTCCTGCATGTCTCCGGCTACGCGCTCGTCGCGCCCGGCCCGCGCGCGGCGGTGATGTCGCTGATGGCGGTGGCTCGGGCGCGCGGCATCGCGGTGACGGTCGATCCGTCCTCGGTCGGCTTCCTCGAGGAGGTGGGCCGCGACAATTTCCTCGGCTGGACGCGCGATGCCTCGATCCTGTTTCCGAACGCCGACGAGGCGGCCTTCCTGTCCGGCTCCACCGAGCCGCGCGAGCAGGCCCGTTTCCTCACCGAGCGTTACCAGACGGTGGCCGTCAAGCGCGGCCCGCTCGGCGCGGAGGTCGCAACCTCGGAGCTTCTCCTGAAGGCCGTTCCGCCCGCGGTCGAGGTCATCGACACCACGGGCGCCGGCGATGCGTTCCTCGCCGGCTTCCTCGCGGCCCGGCTCGGTGGCGGCGGGCTGGAGCACTGCCTCGCCGAAGGCGTGAAGGCCGGCGCCGAGGCCACGACGCGTCTCGGCGGACGTCCGCCGGCGCGTGTCAGTTCGGAAACAGCTTCTTGA
- a CDS encoding nucleoside hydrolase: MATKKVIYDTDPGVDDAMALLFLLAAPDVELVGVTTVLGNHRIDVTTRNALFLRDTFGFEAPVARGAGRPLVLEEKDPPVWVHGENGLGDILLPETIRSEEHPLPAHRFIIETVRKHPHEISIVAVGRMTNLALALREDPEIASLVKEIVIMGGAFGYRGHSGNVTPVAEANIIGDPHAADEMFAASWPIVVVGLDVTQEAIMSTPYLEALRDRGGHMGRFIWDVSRYYERFYRSSTKFDGIPVHDSSAVAYLLDPTLFTTRGGPIRVVTEGIAIGQTIQAPNTRRFPPNNAWEGRPDHKICIDGDADRFLELYFDTIVAAAAGA, encoded by the coding sequence ATGGCCACGAAGAAAGTCATTTACGATACGGATCCCGGCGTCGACGATGCCATGGCGCTTCTCTTCCTGCTCGCGGCCCCCGATGTCGAACTCGTCGGCGTCACGACGGTGCTCGGCAATCACCGCATCGACGTGACGACCCGCAACGCGCTGTTCCTGAGGGATACCTTCGGCTTCGAGGCGCCGGTGGCGCGCGGCGCCGGCCGGCCGCTCGTGCTCGAGGAAAAGGACCCGCCGGTCTGGGTGCATGGCGAGAACGGCCTCGGCGACATCCTGCTGCCGGAGACGATCCGCTCCGAAGAGCATCCCCTGCCCGCGCACCGCTTCATCATCGAGACGGTGCGCAAGCATCCGCACGAGATCTCGATCGTCGCGGTCGGCCGCATGACCAATCTCGCGCTGGCGCTGCGCGAGGACCCGGAGATCGCCTCGCTGGTCAAGGAAATCGTCATCATGGGTGGCGCCTTCGGCTATCGCGGCCATTCGGGCAATGTGACGCCCGTGGCCGAGGCCAACATCATCGGCGACCCGCATGCCGCCGACGAGATGTTCGCGGCCTCCTGGCCGATCGTGGTCGTCGGCCTCGACGTCACCCAGGAAGCGATCATGAGCACGCCCTATCTGGAGGCGCTGCGCGATCGTGGCGGCCATATGGGCCGCTTCATCTGGGACGTGTCGCGCTACTACGAGCGCTTCTACCGCTCCTCGACCAAGTTCGACGGCATTCCGGTGCACGATTCCTCGGCGGTCGCCTATCTGCTCGACCCGACGCTGTTCACCACCCGCGGCGGCCCGATCCGCGTCGTCACCGAGGGTATCGCCATCGGCCAGACGATCCAGGCGCCCAACACCCGGCGCTTCCCGCCGAACAATGCCTGGGAAGGGCGGCCGGATCACAAGATCTGCATCGACGGCGACGCCGACCGCTTCCTCGAGCTTTATTTCGACACCATCGTCGCCGCCGCGGCGGGCGCCTGA
- a CDS encoding primosomal protein N': MQADTVSILLPLAVEGPYTYRVPHGLTLAPGDIVRVPLGPREMLGAVWDDPPDGSVGHNRLRPVAHRYDAPPIEESLRRFVDWVARYTMTPRGMILRMVLRAPEALLPERAIAALRFSGTVPARLTPARETVLGRMADGQPLPKTGLSSALGVSPAVIAGLVAQGTLVEATIAPPPVAALPDPDHARPELGTGQIEAAEALRAMVDAGSYEVALIDGVTGSGKTEVYFEAVAEALRRGRQALILLPEIALTGDFLDRFARRFGARPAEWHSELPQRGRERVWRGVADGTVRAVVGARSALFLPFRELGLVIVDEEHDAAYKQDEGVTYHARDMAVVRGNLGAFPVVLASATPSIESRVNADQGRYRRLHLPARFRAAKLPEIRAIDLRTDPPERGRFLSPVLVKAMEETLAAGSQSLLFLNRRGYAPLTLCRTCGHRFQCPNCSSWLVEHRFRGQLVCHHCGHSEPRPSHCPICASEDSLVACGPGVERIAEEVAARFPDARAIVLSSDMQGGVQQMRAELEAIRSGAVDIVIGTQLVAKGHNFPGLALVGVVDADLGLAQGDPRAAERTFQLLAQVTGRAGRAGGDSRAFLQTYAPDHPVIAAIASGDSEAFYQREIEARRVSGLPPFGRLAGLIVSAADRASAMSHAQALRRMAPPEDVAMVLGPSEAPLAVLRGRHRFRLLVRAPRGFDLQGFIAGWLAASPPPRGSVKVQIDIDPLSFL; encoded by the coding sequence GTGCAAGCCGATACCGTCTCCATCCTGCTGCCGCTCGCCGTGGAGGGGCCCTATACCTATCGCGTTCCGCATGGCCTGACCCTGGCGCCCGGCGACATCGTCCGCGTGCCGCTCGGGCCGCGCGAGATGCTCGGCGCGGTCTGGGACGATCCGCCGGACGGCAGCGTCGGCCACAACCGCCTGAGGCCGGTCGCACATCGCTATGACGCGCCGCCGATCGAGGAGAGCCTGCGGCGCTTTGTCGACTGGGTCGCCCGCTACACCATGACGCCGCGCGGCATGATCCTGCGCATGGTGCTGCGGGCGCCGGAGGCGCTCCTGCCCGAGCGGGCCATCGCCGCGCTGCGTTTCTCGGGGACCGTCCCCGCCCGGCTGACGCCGGCGCGCGAGACGGTGCTCGGCCGCATGGCCGACGGCCAGCCGCTGCCGAAAACCGGGCTTTCCTCCGCGCTCGGCGTCTCCCCGGCGGTGATCGCGGGGCTGGTCGCGCAAGGCACGCTGGTCGAGGCGACGATCGCGCCGCCGCCCGTCGCGGCCCTGCCGGACCCCGACCACGCGCGGCCGGAGCTCGGCACCGGCCAGATCGAGGCGGCCGAGGCGCTGCGCGCCATGGTTGATGCCGGCAGCTACGAGGTGGCGCTCATCGATGGCGTCACCGGATCGGGCAAGACCGAGGTCTATTTCGAAGCGGTGGCGGAAGCGCTCCGCCGCGGTCGTCAGGCCCTGATCCTTCTGCCCGAGATCGCCCTCACCGGCGACTTCCTCGACCGCTTCGCCCGCCGCTTCGGCGCCCGGCCGGCGGAATGGCATTCGGAGCTGCCGCAGCGCGGGCGCGAACGCGTCTGGCGGGGCGTCGCGGACGGCACCGTCCGGGCGGTCGTCGGCGCCCGCTCCGCGCTCTTCCTGCCCTTTCGGGAGCTCGGGCTCGTCATCGTCGACGAAGAGCACGACGCAGCCTACAAGCAGGACGAGGGCGTGACCTATCATGCCCGTGACATGGCCGTGGTGCGCGGCAATCTCGGCGCCTTCCCGGTCGTCCTCGCCTCGGCGACGCCTTCGATCGAGAGCCGCGTCAACGCCGACCAGGGCCGCTATCGCCGCCTGCATCTGCCGGCGCGCTTCCGCGCCGCGAAGCTGCCCGAGATCCGTGCCATCGACCTTCGGACCGACCCGCCCGAGCGCGGCCGCTTCCTGTCGCCGGTGCTCGTCAAGGCGATGGAGGAGACGCTCGCCGCCGGTTCGCAGTCGCTGCTCTTCCTCAACCGCCGCGGCTATGCGCCCTTGACGCTCTGTCGAACCTGCGGCCACCGCTTCCAGTGCCCCAACTGCTCGAGCTGGCTGGTCGAGCATCGCTTCCGCGGCCAGCTCGTCTGCCACCATTGCGGACATTCCGAGCCTCGGCCGAGCCACTGCCCGATCTGCGCCAGCGAGGACAGCCTCGTCGCCTGCGGCCCCGGCGTGGAGCGGATCGCCGAGGAGGTCGCGGCCCGCTTCCCGGACGCGCGGGCCATCGTGCTCTCAAGCGACATGCAGGGCGGCGTGCAGCAGATGCGCGCCGAGCTCGAGGCGATCCGGTCTGGAGCGGTCGATATCGTCATCGGAACGCAGCTCGTCGCCAAGGGCCACAATTTCCCCGGCCTCGCGCTGGTCGGCGTGGTCGACGCCGATCTCGGCCTCGCGCAGGGCGATCCGCGCGCGGCCGAGCGCACCTTCCAGCTGCTGGCGCAGGTGACGGGGCGCGCCGGCCGCGCCGGCGGCGACAGCCGCGCCTTCCTGCAGACCTATGCGCCGGATCATCCGGTGATCGCCGCCATCGCGTCGGGCGATTCCGAGGCCTTCTACCAGCGCGAGATCGAGGCGCGTCGCGTCTCCGGCCTGCCGCCCTTCGGCCGTCTCGCCGGCCTCATCGTCTCGGCCGCAGACCGGGCGAGCGCGATGTCCCATGCCCAGGCGCTGCGCCGCATGGCGCCGCCCGAGGATGTCGCGATGGTGCTCGGGCCCTCGGAAGCGCCGCTCGCCGTGCTGCGCGGCCGCCACCGCTTCCGCCTGCTCGTCCGGGCGCCGCGCGGCTTCGACCTGCAAGGTTTCATCGCCGGCTGGCTGGCCGCGTCGCCGCCGCCGCGCGGCAGCGTCAAGGTGCAGATCGACATCGATCCGCTCAGCTTCCTCTAG
- the gyrB gene encoding DNA topoisomerase (ATP-hydrolyzing) subunit B: MTDIARDNASEAYGADSIKVLKGLDAVRKRPGMYIGDTDDGSGLHHMVYEVVDNAIDEALAGHADLVSVTLNPDGSCTVIDNGRGIPTDIHSGEGISAAEVIMTQLHAGGKFDQNSYKVSGGLHGVGVSVVNALSTWLKLKIRRGGKIHEMSFTHGVADAPLIVTGSYESQSVSGVYEGRSGSEITFLPSSETFSRTEFDFDTLEHRLRELAFLNSGVRIVLTDRRGVEPRREELIYDGGLEAFVRYLDRAKHPLLGAPIAIKAERDGISVEVAMWWNDSYHENVLCFTNNIPQRDGGTHLAGFRAALTRQVTGYADREGISKREKVALSGDDCREGLTAVLSVKVPDPKFSSQTKDKLVSSEVRPVVESLVNDLLGQWFEEHPGESKQIVSKVVEAATAREAARKARELTRRKGALDIASLPGKLADCQERDPAKSELFIVEGDSAGGSAKQGRNRENQAVLPLRGKILNVERARFDKMLSSEQIGMLIIALGTSIGKDEFAPEKLRYHKIIIMTDADVDGAHIRTLLLTFFFRQMPELIERGHVFIAQPPLYKVTKGRSEQYLKNERALEDYLIEQGVDEARLELRGGEVRAGADLAAVVNDARNVKHLIDGMHTRYDRRLVEQAAIAGALNGAVMNDPERALAAVKTVAERLDAISDEIERGWTGTLGRDGGYLFEREVRGVREAAMIDAALIDSADARKLDSISAKLREVFDTPSVFRRKDQETPIFGPRSLLEAVFAAGRKGIQLQRYKGLGEMNASQLWETTLDPNVRSLLQVRIKEADAADDIFAKLMGDEVEPRRDFIQDNALNVVNLDV; encoded by the coding sequence GGCATGTATATCGGCGACACCGACGACGGTTCGGGTCTGCACCACATGGTCTATGAGGTGGTCGACAACGCCATCGACGAGGCGCTGGCCGGCCATGCCGATCTCGTTTCCGTCACGCTCAATCCCGATGGTTCGTGCACGGTCATCGACAATGGCCGCGGCATTCCGACTGACATCCACAGCGGCGAGGGCATTTCGGCGGCTGAGGTCATCATGACCCAGCTCCATGCCGGCGGTAAGTTCGACCAGAATTCCTACAAGGTCTCCGGCGGCCTGCACGGCGTCGGCGTCTCGGTGGTGAACGCGCTGTCGACCTGGCTGAAGCTCAAGATCCGCCGTGGCGGCAAGATCCACGAGATGAGCTTCACCCATGGCGTCGCGGACGCGCCGCTCATCGTGACCGGCAGCTACGAGTCGCAGTCCGTCAGCGGCGTCTACGAGGGGCGCTCGGGCAGCGAGATCACCTTCCTGCCCTCGTCCGAAACCTTCAGCCGCACCGAGTTCGATTTCGATACGCTGGAGCACAGGCTGCGCGAGCTCGCCTTCCTGAATTCCGGCGTCCGCATCGTGCTGACCGACCGGCGGGGCGTCGAGCCGCGCCGCGAGGAACTGATCTATGACGGCGGTCTCGAGGCCTTTGTCCGTTATCTCGACCGCGCCAAGCATCCGCTGCTCGGTGCGCCGATCGCCATCAAGGCGGAGCGCGACGGCATCTCGGTCGAGGTCGCGATGTGGTGGAACGACAGCTACCACGAGAATGTCCTCTGCTTCACCAACAACATCCCGCAGCGCGATGGCGGCACGCATCTCGCTGGCTTCCGCGCCGCGCTGACGCGGCAGGTCACGGGCTATGCCGACCGCGAGGGCATTTCGAAGCGCGAGAAGGTCGCCCTGTCGGGCGACGACTGCCGCGAAGGCCTGACCGCCGTCCTTTCGGTGAAGGTGCCGGATCCGAAGTTCTCCTCCCAGACCAAGGACAAGCTGGTCTCCTCCGAGGTCCGCCCCGTGGTGGAGAGCCTCGTCAACGACCTGCTCGGCCAGTGGTTCGAGGAGCATCCGGGCGAATCGAAGCAGATCGTCTCGAAGGTGGTCGAGGCGGCGACGGCCCGAGAGGCGGCGCGCAAGGCGCGCGAGCTGACCCGCCGCAAGGGTGCGCTCGATATCGCCTCGCTGCCGGGCAAGCTCGCGGACTGCCAGGAGCGCGACCCGGCCAAGTCGGAGCTCTTCATCGTCGAGGGCGATTCCGCAGGTGGTTCCGCCAAGCAGGGTCGCAACCGCGAGAATCAGGCCGTGCTGCCGCTCCGCGGCAAGATTCTCAATGTCGAGCGCGCGCGCTTCGACAAGATGCTCTCGTCCGAGCAGATCGGCATGCTGATCATCGCGCTCGGCACCTCGATCGGGAAGGACGAGTTCGCGCCCGAGAAGCTGCGCTATCACAAGATCATCATCATGACGGACGCCGACGTCGACGGCGCCCATATCCGCACGCTGCTTCTGACCTTCTTCTTCCGCCAGATGCCGGAGCTGATCGAGCGCGGCCACGTCTTCATCGCCCAGCCGCCGCTCTACAAGGTGACCAAGGGGCGCTCCGAGCAGTATCTCAAGAACGAGCGCGCGCTTGAGGACTACCTGATCGAGCAGGGCGTCGACGAGGCGCGGCTCGAGCTTCGGGGCGGCGAGGTGCGCGCCGGCGCGGATCTGGCGGCGGTGGTGAACGACGCGCGCAATGTGAAGCATCTGATCGACGGCATGCACACGCGCTATGACCGCCGTCTCGTGGAGCAGGCCGCCATTGCCGGCGCGCTCAACGGCGCGGTGATGAACGATCCGGAGCGCGCGCTGGCGGCCGTGAAGACGGTCGCAGAGCGGCTCGACGCCATCTCGGACGAGATCGAGCGCGGCTGGACCGGCACGCTCGGGCGCGACGGTGGCTATCTCTTCGAGCGCGAGGTGCGCGGCGTGCGCGAGGCGGCGATGATCGATGCGGCGCTGATCGATTCCGCCGACGCCCGCAAGCTCGATTCCATTTCGGCGAAGCTGCGCGAGGTCTTCGACACGCCGTCCGTGTTCCGGCGGAAGGATCAGGAGACGCCGATCTTCGGGCCGCGCTCGCTGCTCGAGGCCGTCTTCGCGGCCGGTCGCAAGGGCATCCAGCTGCAGCGCTACAAGGGCCTCGGCGAGATGAACGCCTCGCAGCTCTGGGAAACGACGCTCGACCCGAACGTCCGTTCGCTGCTGCAGGTCCGCATCAAGGAAGCGGACGCCGCGGACGACATCTTCGCCAAGCTGATGGGCGACGAGGTCGAGCCCCGCCGCGACTTCATCCAGGACAACGCGCTGAACGTGGTGAACCTGGACGTCTGA
- a CDS encoding M3 family metallopeptidase — protein MTAENPLLTAWTTPFGMPPFAAIRPEHYRPAFETAIAEHQREIAAIADNPEPPTFANTIEAMERAGRLLDRVASVFFNLTGAHTSDDLEAIELEVAPLLSRHRSAIYLNEKLFLRIDAIVEAAPKDLDAEQARVLERYHTGFRRSGAGLPAEVKKRLAAISERLATLGTNFGQNVLADEKGWSLVLEGEDDLAGLPDFLVASAAQAARDRGLAEGKHVITLSRSSIEPFLQFSARRDLREKAFLAWTARGEAGKTDNRGIIAETIALRSEQATLLGYESFAHFRLDDSMAKTPEAAMGLLTSVWEPARSRAIEERDALQALVREEGGNFELAAWDWRYYSERRRKAEFDLDEALLKPYLQLDKVIEAAFDTASRLFGLRFTERTDIPAYHPDVRVFEVTDESGAPVGLFLGDYFARSSKRSGAWMSDYRGQEKLVADIRPIIVNVMNFAKGADGAPTLLSYDDARTLFHEFGHGLHGLLSDVTYPSIAGTNVARDFVEFPSQLYEHWFERPEILSRFAVHYRTGEPMPDALIGRLKASRSFNQGFATVEYVASALVDMKLHLLKEAKSLDATAFEKAVLDEIGMPQAMVMRHRTPHFQHVFAGDGYSSAYYSYLWSETLDADGFRAFEEAGDIFAPEPARKLKDFVYAAGNRRTPDEAYRAFRGRDPDPSALLEKRGLMDTAV, from the coding sequence ATGACTGCCGAGAACCCGCTTCTCACCGCCTGGACGACGCCCTTCGGCATGCCGCCCTTCGCTGCGATCAGGCCCGAGCATTATCGCCCGGCCTTCGAGACGGCGATCGCGGAGCACCAGCGCGAGATCGCGGCGATCGCCGACAACCCGGAGCCGCCGACCTTCGCCAACACGATCGAGGCGATGGAGCGCGCCGGGCGCCTGCTCGACCGGGTTGCCTCCGTCTTCTTCAACCTGACGGGCGCTCACACCAGCGATGATCTCGAGGCGATCGAGCTCGAGGTGGCGCCGCTGCTCTCGCGGCATCGCAGCGCCATCTATCTCAACGAGAAGCTGTTCCTACGCATCGACGCCATCGTCGAGGCCGCGCCGAAGGACCTCGACGCCGAGCAGGCGCGGGTCCTCGAGCGCTACCATACCGGCTTCCGCCGCTCGGGCGCCGGACTTCCGGCCGAGGTGAAGAAGCGGCTCGCCGCCATCTCGGAGCGTCTCGCGACGCTCGGCACCAATTTCGGACAGAACGTGCTCGCCGATGAGAAGGGCTGGTCGCTGGTGCTCGAAGGCGAGGACGACCTCGCCGGCCTGCCCGATTTCCTCGTCGCCTCGGCGGCGCAGGCGGCGCGCGACCGCGGGCTTGCCGAGGGCAAGCATGTCATTACGCTGTCGCGCTCCTCGATCGAGCCATTCCTCCAGTTTTCGGCCCGCCGCGACCTGCGGGAGAAGGCCTTCCTTGCCTGGACCGCCCGCGGCGAGGCCGGCAAGACCGACAATCGCGGCATCATCGCCGAGACGATCGCGCTGCGCAGCGAGCAGGCGACGCTGCTCGGTTATGAGAGCTTCGCTCATTTCCGGCTCGACGATTCCATGGCGAAGACGCCGGAAGCGGCGATGGGCCTCCTCACCTCGGTCTGGGAACCGGCCCGCAGCCGCGCCATCGAGGAGCGCGACGCGCTCCAGGCGCTGGTGCGCGAGGAGGGCGGCAATTTCGAGCTCGCCGCCTGGGACTGGCGCTATTATTCCGAGCGCCGCCGCAAGGCCGAGTTCGATCTCGACGAGGCGCTGCTGAAGCCCTACCTGCAACTGGACAAGGTGATCGAGGCTGCCTTCGACACCGCCTCCCGCCTGTTCGGCCTGCGCTTCACGGAACGCACCGACATTCCCGCCTATCATCCCGACGTGCGCGTGTTCGAAGTCACCGACGAGAGCGGCGCCCCGGTCGGTCTCTTCCTCGGTGACTATTTCGCCCGTTCCTCGAAGCGCAGCGGCGCCTGGATGAGCGATTATCGCGGCCAGGAGAAGCTGGTCGCCGATATCCGGCCGATCATCGTCAATGTCATGAATTTCGCGAAGGGCGCCGACGGCGCGCCCACCCTGCTCTCCTATGACGACGCCAGGACGCTGTTCCACGAGTTCGGCCATGGGCTGCACGGCCTGCTCTCCGACGTCACCTATCCCTCGATCGCCGGCACCAATGTCGCGCGCGACTTCGTCGAGTTCCCGTCCCAGCTCTACGAGCACTGGTTCGAACGTCCCGAGATCCTCTCGCGCTTCGCGGTGCATTACCGCACGGGAGAGCCGATGCCGGATGCGCTGATCGGCCGTCTCAAGGCGAGCCGCAGCTTCAACCAGGGCTTCGCCACGGTGGAATACGTCGCCTCGGCGCTGGTGGACATGAAGCTCCACCTGCTGAAGGAGGCGAAGAGCCTCGACGCGACGGCCTTCGAGAAGGCCGTGCTCGACGAGATCGGCATGCCTCAGGCCATGGTGATGCGCCACCGCACGCCCCACTTCCAGCACGTCTTCGCGGGCGACGGCTATTCCTCGGCCTATTACAGCTATCTCTGGTCCGAGACGCTCGACGCCGACGGGTTTCGCGCCTTCGAGGAAGCAGGCGACATCTTCGCGCCCGAGCCGGCGCGCAAGCTCAAGGACTTCGTCTATGCCGCCGGCAACCGCCGCACGCCGGACGAGGCCTATCGCGCCTTCCGCGGCCGCGACCCCGACCCCTCGGCGCTTCTGGAGAAGCGCGGCCTCATGGACACCGCCGTCTGA